The following are from one region of the Gambusia affinis linkage group LG02, SWU_Gaff_1.0, whole genome shotgun sequence genome:
- the bcl2l10 gene encoding bcl-2-like protein 10, producing the protein MHRGSPSAVWMCREPSHFAGRKMSCGLWKETVAVAEDYIHLRCSSPHPAPPPPSEPAAAMRRLAQDVEAQHQARFHSLAQGFLKHCGTDLCSNLRKVMDEMVGDGHFNWGRMVSLFAFAGVLARQLREQTGKNPGPDSGKQQELQQEPVSCRALAETIADYLEKHKKDWLQENNGWEGFCSYALNARDSSQDSSMKTALVAVAGVGIAGLTFLLVR; encoded by the exons ATGCACCGAGGTTCTCCTTCCGCCGTCTGGATGTGCAGAGAGCCGTCACATTTCGCTGGGAGG AAAATGTCCTGTGGGCTGTGGAAAGAGACCGTGGCTGTCGCAGAGGATTACATCCACCTGCGCTGCTCAAGCCCACACCCAGCCCCTCCACCTCCCAGCGAGCCGGCCGCCGCCATGAGGCGCCTGGCCCAGGACGTGGAGGCCCAGCACCAGGCTCGCTTTCACTCCCTGGCCCAGGGCTTCCTGAAGCACTGCGGGACGGACCTCTGCTCCAACCTCAGAAAGGTGATGGATGAGATGGTGGGGGATGGACACTTTAACTGGGGGAGGATGGTGTCCCTCTTCGCCTTCGCCGGCGTGCTGGCCAGACAGCTGCGGGAACAGACGGGCAAGAACCCGGGGCCGGACTCCGGGAAGCAGCAGGAACTGCAACAAGAGCCCGTAAGCTGCCGGGCGCTGGCGGAGACCATTGCTGATTACCTGGAGAAGCACAAAAAAGACTGGCTACAGGAAAATAATGGATGG GAAGGGTTTTGTAGCTATGCCCTCAACGCCAGAGACTCAAGTCAGGACTCCTCCATGAAGACGGCGCTGGTTGCTGTCGCCGGGGTCGGCATCGCTGGACTCACCTTCCTCCTGGTGCGCTAG